The following proteins are encoded in a genomic region of Pikeienuella piscinae:
- a CDS encoding maleate cis-trans isomerase family protein yields the protein MKLEFETDEGAGAGGAIGLIVLETDETLEPEIASLIPPSVALYHARIPFAPEVTPETLARMAKDLPRAAGLLPRRPYGAIGYGCTSGATVIGAERVAALIRGPHPDVGVADPMTATIEACAALGVGRLGFVTPYLPEVSAALRRALEAAGIEIAAFGTFEEEKDAVVARITEASTLKAALKVGVAADVDAVFVACTNIRGFGIIEEAESQLGKPVMTSNLAFCWRLLSLAGVAPAPGAPGRLFRQAPPGAAA from the coding sequence ATGAAGCTCGAGTTCGAGACCGACGAAGGCGCGGGCGCGGGCGGCGCGATCGGCCTGATCGTCCTTGAAACCGACGAGACGCTGGAGCCGGAAATCGCTTCGCTGATCCCGCCGAGCGTCGCGCTCTATCACGCGCGCATCCCCTTCGCGCCCGAGGTGACGCCGGAGACCCTGGCGCGGATGGCGAAGGACCTGCCGCGCGCCGCCGGGCTCTTGCCACGACGGCCGTATGGCGCGATCGGCTATGGCTGCACCTCCGGAGCGACCGTAATCGGCGCGGAGCGGGTCGCGGCGCTGATCCGGGGCCCGCATCCGGACGTCGGCGTCGCGGACCCGATGACGGCGACCATCGAAGCCTGCGCGGCGCTCGGCGTCGGACGGCTCGGCTTCGTGACGCCCTATTTGCCGGAGGTGTCCGCCGCCCTCAGACGCGCGCTTGAGGCGGCGGGAATCGAAATCGCCGCATTCGGAACCTTCGAAGAGGAGAAGGACGCAGTGGTCGCGCGGATCACCGAGGCCTCGACGCTGAAGGCCGCGCTGAAAGTCGGCGTGGCGGCGGATGTCGACGCGGTCTTCGTCGCCTGCACCAATATCCGCGGTTTCGGGATCATCGAAGAGGCCGAGTCGCAGCTCGGAAAGCCGGTGATGACCAGCAACCTAGCGTTCTGCTGGCGGCTTCTCTCCCTCGCCGGGGTGGCGCCCGCGCCGGGGGCGCCGGGCCGGCTTTTCCGCCAGGCGCCCCCGGGCGCCGCAGCTTAG
- a CDS encoding M24 family metallopeptidase, with amino-acid sequence MADFQPAEFEARAERASTAMAAAGLDALLFTTEAEIRYFTGFRTAFWRSPTRPWFLVLPRGARPVAVIPAIGAALMASSWVGEIKTWPAPRPEDEGVSLLREALAPFGRIGLPMGPESALRMPLADFRRLGAEFEDATPLIRSLRMVKSDAEQEKIAAICEIGSAGFARAPALFRKGLTMREAFRDFRIALMEEGAEDVSYLVGGKGPEGYADVISPPGDDELREGDVLMLDTGAARDGYFCDFDRNFAIGRAGDAVKRAYRRLDAATEAGLAAARPGATAAELWRAMRDALGAPAGGAVGRYGHGLGMQLTEPPSLAPFDKTRLLPGMVLTLEPSIEVAAGAILVQEENILVTEDKPRLLTHRAAPELPVI; translated from the coding sequence ATGGCTGATTTCCAGCCAGCGGAGTTCGAAGCGCGGGCGGAGCGCGCGTCCACCGCCATGGCCGCCGCCGGCCTTGACGCGCTGCTTTTCACCACCGAAGCGGAAATCCGCTATTTCACCGGTTTTCGCACCGCTTTCTGGCGCAGCCCTACGCGGCCCTGGTTCCTGGTCCTGCCGCGCGGCGCACGCCCGGTCGCGGTGATCCCTGCGATCGGCGCCGCGCTGATGGCTTCGTCCTGGGTCGGCGAAATCAAGACCTGGCCGGCGCCGCGACCCGAAGATGAGGGCGTGAGCCTGCTTCGGGAGGCGCTTGCGCCCTTTGGGCGCATCGGGTTGCCGATGGGTCCGGAAAGCGCGCTGCGGATGCCGCTCGCCGATTTTCGCCGGCTCGGCGCCGAATTCGAAGACGCGACGCCTCTGATCCGCTCGCTTCGGATGGTGAAATCCGACGCCGAGCAGGAGAAGATCGCGGCGATCTGTGAAATCGGCTCCGCTGGTTTCGCGCGGGCGCCGGCGCTCTTTCGGAAGGGTCTGACAATGCGTGAGGCGTTCCGCGATTTCCGCATCGCGCTCATGGAGGAAGGGGCTGAAGATGTCTCCTATCTGGTCGGCGGCAAGGGGCCGGAAGGTTACGCCGATGTGATCTCGCCGCCGGGCGACGATGAACTCCGGGAGGGGGACGTGTTGATGCTGGACACCGGCGCCGCGCGCGACGGCTATTTCTGCGATTTCGACCGCAATTTCGCTATCGGCCGGGCCGGCGACGCGGTGAAGCGCGCCTATCGCCGGCTTGATGCGGCGACCGAGGCTGGCCTGGCCGCCGCGCGGCCGGGCGCGACCGCGGCGGAGCTCTGGCGCGCCATGCGCGACGCGCTCGGCGCGCCGGCGGGCGGCGCGGTAGGGCGTTACGGACACGGGCTCGGCATGCAGCTGACGGAACCGCCTTCGCTCGCACCGTTCGACAAGACCCGGCTCCTTCCGGGCATGGTGCTGACGCTGGAGCCCTCGATCGAGGTCGCGGCGGGCGCGATCTTGGTGCAGGAGGAGAACATCCTTGTCACCGAGGACAAGCCGCGGCTACTGACGCATCGCGCGGCGCCGGAACTGCCGGTCATCTGA
- a CDS encoding enoyl-CoA hydratase yields the protein MNVETPPILLREERAGVVTLTLNRPGARNALSRGLMAALIEALDELDADQTARVVIIAGAGPGFCAGHDLREIRAEPGRAAYEALFAQCSKLMLRIQTLRQPVIAQVHGVASAAGCQLAATCDLAVADPGARFATPGVNIGLFCSTPMVALTRAVGRKAAMRMLLTGEMLDADAALSTGLVSHVSAPGALAAETAALAARIAAKSPLTLAIGKRAFYEQAEMPVRDAYEHASAVMTTNMLARDAEEGVDAFLEKRDPVWEGR from the coding sequence ATGAACGTCGAAACTCCACCCATCCTGTTGCGCGAGGAGCGCGCCGGTGTCGTCACACTGACGTTGAATCGCCCCGGCGCGCGGAATGCGCTCTCGCGCGGACTGATGGCCGCGCTGATCGAGGCGCTCGATGAGCTTGACGCGGATCAGACGGCTCGCGTCGTTATCATCGCCGGGGCCGGTCCGGGCTTTTGCGCCGGGCACGATCTTCGCGAGATTCGCGCCGAACCAGGCCGCGCTGCCTATGAGGCGCTGTTCGCGCAATGCTCGAAGTTGATGCTGCGCATCCAGACGCTGCGCCAGCCGGTGATCGCGCAGGTTCACGGCGTCGCAAGCGCCGCCGGCTGCCAGCTCGCCGCGACCTGCGATCTCGCGGTCGCCGATCCGGGCGCGCGTTTCGCGACGCCGGGCGTCAATATCGGGCTTTTCTGCTCGACGCCGATGGTGGCGCTGACGCGCGCCGTCGGCCGCAAGGCGGCGATGCGGATGCTGCTGACCGGCGAGATGCTGGACGCGGATGCGGCGCTTAGCACAGGGCTCGTCAGCCATGTCTCCGCGCCCGGCGCGCTGGCGGCCGAGACCGCCGCGCTGGCCGCCCGGATCGCCGCGAAATCCCCGCTCACCCTCGCCATCGGCAAGCGCGCGTTCTACGAGCAGGCCGAAATGCCGGTGCGCGACGCCTATGAACACGCCAGTGCGGTGATGACGACGAACATGCTGGCGCGCGACGCGGAGGAGGGAGTGGACGCCTTTCTCGAAAAGCGTGACCCGGTTTGGGAAGGACGGTGA
- a CDS encoding acyl-CoA dehydrogenase family protein, with protein sequence MIDHDRETAIADIRASVAALCAGYGEEYWRNLDKDGGYPTAFVTEMTEAGFLGALIPEEYGGTGLGLIEAAAILEEISRRGAHAGACHAQLYVMGVILRHGSEAQKTVWLPKIAAGDIRLQSFGVTEPTTGTDTTQLKTTAQRAGDKWVINGQKVWISRVEHSDLMVLLARTAPYDAKRKTEGLSAFLVDLREARGKGLTVRPIDAMINHHACELFFDDLEIPAESLIGKEGGGWPVILTGMNAERILIAAECVGDGRYFLDKASAYAKERVVFGRPVGANQGVQFPLARAYAQVEAAAALVEKAALLFEAGRPCGAEANMSKLLASEASWAAGDAAMQTFGGFAFSKEYHIERKFRETRLYQVAPISTNLILSFLAEKALGLPRSF encoded by the coding sequence ATGATCGATCATGACCGCGAAACCGCCATCGCCGATATCCGCGCCTCCGTCGCCGCGCTTTGCGCCGGCTATGGAGAAGAGTACTGGCGCAATCTCGACAAGGATGGCGGCTACCCGACCGCTTTCGTCACCGAGATGACCGAAGCCGGCTTCCTCGGGGCGCTGATCCCGGAGGAATACGGAGGAACCGGCCTCGGCCTGATCGAAGCCGCAGCGATACTCGAGGAGATCTCCCGTCGCGGCGCCCATGCCGGCGCCTGCCATGCGCAGCTATACGTGATGGGCGTGATCCTCCGCCACGGCTCGGAGGCGCAGAAAACAGTATGGCTGCCGAAGATCGCCGCCGGCGATATCAGACTCCAGAGCTTCGGCGTGACCGAGCCGACCACCGGCACCGACACGACGCAGCTCAAGACCACGGCGCAGCGCGCGGGCGACAAATGGGTTATCAACGGCCAGAAGGTCTGGATCAGCCGGGTCGAACATTCCGACCTGATGGTGCTGCTCGCCCGCACCGCGCCCTATGACGCGAAACGCAAGACTGAGGGGCTTTCGGCCTTTCTCGTCGATCTGCGCGAGGCGCGGGGGAAGGGGCTGACCGTCCGGCCCATCGACGCGATGATCAACCATCACGCCTGCGAGCTCTTCTTCGACGATCTCGAAATTCCCGCCGAGAGCCTGATCGGAAAGGAAGGCGGCGGCTGGCCGGTGATCCTGACGGGCATGAACGCCGAGCGCATCCTCATCGCCGCCGAATGCGTCGGCGACGGGCGCTATTTTCTCGACAAGGCGTCGGCCTATGCGAAGGAGCGAGTGGTTTTCGGCCGCCCCGTCGGCGCCAATCAGGGCGTCCAGTTTCCGCTCGCCCGCGCTTATGCCCAGGTCGAGGCGGCGGCGGCGCTGGTCGAGAAGGCCGCGCTCCTCTTCGAAGCCGGGCGCCCCTGCGGCGCGGAGGCGAACATGTCGAAACTCCTCGCCTCCGAAGCCTCATGGGCCGCCGGCGACGCCGCGATGCAGACTTTCGGCGGCTTCGCGTTTTCGAAGGAGTATCATATCGAACGCAAGTTCCGTGAAACCCGCCTCTATCAGGTCGCGCCGATATCGACGAACCTCATCCTCTCCTTCCTTGCGGAAAAGGCGCTCGGTCTGCCGCGGAGCTTCTGA
- a CDS encoding TSUP family transporter has product MTIADLPLPVFLAIAAAIFVGVVVQRMSGQAYGMISAPVVALVAPQHLPASVILLGVVVGVGALSMDLSAVNWREAGPGFAGRAAGAGVGAAVAAALGDGTAFGIVVALLVLFGVGLSASGLRAPIRAATLGAAGLAAGVMGTITAIGAPPMALLYAHEEAQRARAMQNLFFVWGTIWSIGALALAGLVSAVNLLLVAALLPVALFGLLASRPAARALEGRPIRPVALSLASLAALAILARSLA; this is encoded by the coding sequence ATGACCATCGCCGACCTTCCCCTTCCGGTATTCCTCGCCATCGCCGCCGCGATCTTCGTGGGCGTGGTGGTGCAGCGCATGAGCGGCCAGGCCTACGGCATGATCTCCGCGCCGGTGGTGGCGCTTGTCGCGCCACAGCATCTCCCTGCTTCGGTGATCCTTCTCGGCGTCGTCGTAGGGGTGGGCGCGCTCTCGATGGACTTATCCGCCGTCAACTGGCGCGAGGCGGGGCCGGGCTTCGCCGGGCGTGCGGCGGGGGCGGGCGTCGGCGCCGCGGTGGCGGCGGCGCTCGGCGATGGGACGGCGTTCGGGATCGTGGTCGCGCTGCTTGTTCTCTTTGGGGTCGGGCTCTCAGCCTCCGGGCTCAGGGCGCCGATCCGGGCGGCGACACTCGGCGCTGCGGGGCTTGCGGCGGGGGTGATGGGGACGATCACCGCCATTGGCGCGCCACCGATGGCGCTTCTTTACGCGCATGAAGAGGCGCAGCGCGCCCGCGCAATGCAAAACCTCTTTTTCGTCTGGGGGACGATCTGGTCGATCGGCGCGCTGGCGCTGGCCGGGCTGGTGAGCGCGGTCAACCTGCTTCTGGTCGCGGCGCTCCTGCCGGTGGCGCTGTTCGGGCTTCTGGCCTCGCGTCCGGCGGCGCGGGCGCTGGAGGGGCGGCCGATACGGCCGGTCGCCCTCTCGCTCGCCAGCCTCGCCGCGCTGGCCATTCTCGCGCGGTCGCTGGCGTGA
- a CDS encoding sulfite exporter TauE/SafE family protein has protein sequence MIASLGLSSGALAAMGAVVLAASALHRLGGQGFGTVLAPFAALVAPHYTPATVLLLGVLVTAMGAGLGVRGIRAREIAPAVAGRILGTIPAVWLVGAVVGSPLLGPVVAGVILLGVALSLAGLKVAKTPSTLVAAGALSGFMGTLTSVGAAPMGLIYQHEAARTARSTLNAYFLVGVLFSVAGLLAAGLIDAGHLLLAALMAPVVLAGFWLAGPLTRRSESMPLRPISLGLAVLGAALLIGRSLT, from the coding sequence GTGATCGCCTCGCTCGGCCTTTCCTCGGGCGCGCTGGCCGCGATGGGCGCGGTGGTGCTGGCCGCTTCGGCGCTGCACCGGCTTGGCGGTCAGGGATTCGGCACCGTGCTCGCGCCGTTCGCCGCGCTTGTCGCGCCCCATTACACGCCGGCGACGGTGCTTTTGCTGGGTGTTCTGGTGACGGCGATGGGCGCCGGGCTGGGGGTGCGCGGCATTCGCGCGCGCGAGATCGCGCCGGCGGTGGCGGGACGAATCCTCGGCACGATTCCGGCGGTCTGGCTCGTCGGCGCGGTGGTCGGCTCGCCCTTGCTCGGGCCGGTGGTGGCGGGCGTGATCCTCCTCGGCGTCGCGCTCTCACTGGCCGGGCTGAAGGTCGCGAAAACGCCTTCGACGCTGGTCGCCGCGGGCGCGCTTTCGGGTTTCATGGGAACGCTGACATCGGTCGGCGCCGCGCCGATGGGCCTGATCTATCAGCATGAAGCGGCGCGGACGGCGCGGAGCACCCTCAACGCGTATTTTCTCGTCGGCGTCCTCTTCTCGGTCGCCGGCCTCTTGGCCGCCGGTTTGATCGACGCCGGGCATCTCCTTCTCGCCGCGCTGATGGCTCCGGTGGTGCTGGCCGGCTTCTGGCTGGCGGGGCCGCTGACGCGACGGAGCGAAAGCATGCCCTTGCGTCCGATCTCGCTCGGGCTCGCCGTTCTCGGCGCCGCGCTTCTGATCGGGCGGAGCCTGACATGA
- a CDS encoding glutathione S-transferase family protein, translating to MHVLYYTPRTCALASHIALEEAGVDHELRKIDFGASEQQSDNYLKVNPKARVPALVTPRGVLTETPAILAYIAQINPDAGLAPLDDAFAFAEIQAINSYLCSTLHVAHAHRMRGSRWASEDASFEDMKRNAPRAISACYDLIETTMFRGPWVMGETYTIADPYLFTVAEWIEGDGVDPARIPRIIEHRARMAERPAVRKAIAAERGA from the coding sequence ATGCACGTTCTTTACTACACCCCGCGCACTTGCGCGCTCGCGTCCCATATCGCGCTGGAGGAGGCGGGAGTCGACCATGAATTGCGCAAGATCGACTTCGGCGCGAGCGAGCAGCAGTCGGACAACTATCTGAAAGTGAACCCGAAAGCCCGGGTCCCCGCCCTCGTGACGCCGAGGGGCGTCCTCACGGAAACCCCTGCGATCCTCGCCTATATCGCGCAGATCAACCCGGACGCTGGGCTCGCGCCGCTCGACGACGCCTTCGCCTTCGCCGAGATCCAGGCCATCAACAGCTATCTCTGCTCCACGCTTCACGTCGCGCACGCGCACCGGATGCGCGGCTCACGCTGGGCGAGCGAAGACGCGTCTTTCGAGGACATGAAGCGGAACGCGCCGCGCGCAATCAGCGCCTGCTACGACCTCATCGAAACGACGATGTTCAGGGGACCGTGGGTGATGGGGGAGACCTACACAATCGCCGATCCCTATCTGTTCACCGTCGCCGAATGGATTGAAGGCGACGGCGTCGACCCGGCGCGCATTCCGCGCATAATCGAGCACAGGGCGAGAATGGCGGAGCGGCCCGCGGTCCGGAAAGCCATCGCCGCCGAGAGAGGCGCATGA
- the xsc gene encoding sulfoacetaldehyde acetyltransferase has protein sequence MKMTTEEAFVKTLQMHGIEHAFGIIGSAMMPLSDLFPKAGIRFWDAAHECNAGYMADGYTRATGKMSMMVAQNGPGITNFVTCVKTAYWNHTPLLLVTPQAANKTIGQGGFQEVEQMKLFEDMVAYQEEVRDPTRMAEVLNRVILKAKRASAPAQINVPRDFWTQVVDIELPAIVEFERPGGGEAALQEAAKLLSNAKFPVILNGAGVILAGAIPASIKLAEALSAPVCCGYQHNDAFPGSHPLFAGPLGYNGSKAAMELIAKADVVLALGNRLNPFSTLPGYGIDYWPKDAKLIQVDLNPDRIGLTKPVTVGIVGDAKKVAVSLLDMLKVPDIAGESQRRRDLIAETKSAWAQQLTSMDHEEDDPGTTWNERARKAEPNRMSPRMAWRAIQAALPKEAIISSDIGNNCAIGNAYPSFEEGRKYLAPGLFGPCGYGLPSITGAKIGKPDVPVVGFAGDGAFGISMNEMTAIGRGEWPAITMVVFRNYQWGAEKRNTTLWFDDNFVGTELDKSVSYAGIAKACGLNGVQAAGMDELTAALSGAIDAQMKKGETTFIEVLLNQELGEPFRRDAMKKPVEVAGIDPADMRKQAGA, from the coding sequence ATGAAGATGACCACCGAAGAGGCTTTCGTCAAAACCCTGCAAATGCACGGGATAGAACATGCGTTCGGGATCATCGGCTCGGCGATGATGCCGCTCTCGGACCTGTTCCCGAAGGCGGGCATCCGGTTCTGGGACGCGGCGCATGAATGCAACGCCGGCTACATGGCGGACGGCTACACCCGCGCCACGGGCAAGATGTCCATGATGGTGGCGCAGAACGGGCCGGGCATCACCAATTTCGTCACCTGCGTGAAGACCGCATACTGGAATCATACGCCGCTTCTGCTGGTCACGCCGCAGGCCGCGAACAAGACCATCGGCCAGGGCGGGTTCCAGGAAGTCGAGCAGATGAAGCTCTTCGAGGACATGGTCGCCTATCAGGAGGAGGTGCGCGACCCGACGCGCATGGCCGAGGTCCTGAACCGCGTGATCCTGAAGGCGAAGCGCGCCTCCGCCCCGGCTCAGATCAACGTGCCGCGCGATTTCTGGACCCAGGTTGTCGATATCGAACTGCCCGCGATCGTGGAGTTCGAACGTCCGGGCGGCGGCGAGGCGGCGCTGCAGGAGGCGGCGAAGCTGCTCTCGAACGCGAAATTCCCCGTCATCCTGAACGGCGCCGGAGTCATCCTTGCGGGGGCGATCCCGGCTTCGATCAAGCTCGCCGAGGCGCTCTCGGCCCCGGTCTGCTGCGGTTATCAGCACAATGACGCCTTCCCGGGCTCTCATCCGCTCTTCGCCGGTCCCTTGGGCTACAATGGCTCGAAAGCGGCGATGGAATTGATCGCGAAGGCCGATGTGGTCCTCGCGCTCGGCAACCGGCTCAACCCGTTCTCGACCCTGCCGGGCTATGGGATCGATTACTGGCCAAAAGACGCCAAACTGATCCAGGTGGATCTGAACCCGGACCGGATCGGGCTGACCAAGCCGGTGACGGTCGGCATCGTGGGCGATGCGAAGAAGGTCGCGGTTTCGCTCCTCGATATGCTGAAAGTGCCCGATATCGCGGGCGAGTCTCAACGCCGCCGCGACCTGATCGCCGAGACGAAATCCGCCTGGGCGCAGCAGTTGACCTCCATGGATCATGAGGAGGACGACCCCGGCACCACCTGGAACGAGCGCGCCCGCAAGGCCGAACCGAATCGGATGAGCCCACGCATGGCCTGGCGGGCGATCCAGGCGGCGCTGCCGAAGGAGGCGATCATCTCCTCCGACATCGGAAACAACTGCGCGATCGGCAACGCCTATCCTTCGTTCGAGGAAGGACGGAAATACCTGGCGCCCGGGCTTTTCGGCCCCTGCGGCTACGGGCTGCCGTCGATCACCGGCGCGAAGATCGGCAAACCCGACGTCCCCGTCGTGGGCTTCGCTGGCGACGGCGCCTTCGGCATCTCCATGAACGAGATGACGGCGATCGGTCGCGGCGAGTGGCCTGCGATCACCATGGTCGTCTTCCGCAACTACCAGTGGGGCGCGGAAAAGCGGAACACCACGCTCTGGTTCGACGACAATTTCGTCGGCACCGAGCTCGACAAGAGCGTTTCTTACGCCGGGATCGCGAAAGCATGCGGGCTGAATGGCGTGCAGGCGGCGGGAATGGACGAGCTGACCGCAGCACTTTCCGGGGCGATAGACGCGCAGATGAAGAAGGGCGAGACGACGTTCATCGAGGTGCTTCTGAATCAGGAACTGGGCGAGCCGTTCCGGCGCGACGCGATGAAGAAACCAGTTGAGGTCGCGGGGATCGATCCGGCCGACATGCGAAAGCAGGCCGGAGCCTGA
- a CDS encoding phosphate acyltransferase: MISALDRAFETARARQGRILAPEIDDPRMADAARRIEAEGLAEIITLKAARPAEEYVEHILAVRPTTRPAIAARLLAKPMVRAAAMVAAGEADALIAGAATPTRRVIEAAALSIGPAGEGAVPSSFFLMIFPDGREFIFADCAVNLAPDAATLAAIGRAACEAGALLLGTARTALLSFSTGASGAGPTVEVVREAAALLSDLDSPLNGPIQADAALNPVIAAAKGVSGGASNVLIFPSLDAGNIAYKLAQELAGAQAVGPFLQGFRRPVCDLSRGAGVDDIVAAAAVTMALA, translated from the coding sequence ATGATATCCGCGCTAGACCGCGCCTTCGAAACCGCCCGCGCCCGCCAGGGGCGCATCCTCGCGCCCGAAATCGACGATCCGCGCATGGCCGACGCCGCTCGCCGGATCGAGGCCGAAGGCTTGGCCGAAATTATAACGTTGAAGGCCGCGCGCCCGGCCGAGGAATATGTCGAGCATATCCTCGCGGTCCGGCCCACGACGCGCCCGGCGATCGCCGCACGCCTGCTGGCGAAACCCATGGTCCGGGCGGCCGCCATGGTCGCCGCCGGCGAAGCCGACGCCCTGATCGCCGGCGCCGCGACGCCGACCCGCAGGGTGATCGAGGCCGCCGCGCTCTCCATCGGCCCGGCCGGCGAGGGCGCCGTTCCCTCCAGTTTCTTCCTGATGATCTTTCCCGATGGACGGGAGTTCATCTTCGCCGACTGCGCGGTCAATCTCGCGCCCGACGCCGCGACCCTCGCCGCCATCGGGCGCGCCGCTTGCGAAGCCGGCGCGCTTCTGCTCGGGACAGCCCGGACCGCGCTTCTCTCGTTCTCCACCGGCGCGTCCGGCGCCGGCCCGACGGTGGAGGTGGTCCGCGAAGCCGCCGCGCTGCTTTCCGACCTCGACAGCCCTCTCAATGGTCCGATACAGGCCGACGCCGCGCTCAACCCCGTCATCGCGGCGGCGAAGGGCGTATCGGGCGGCGCTTCGAATGTACTCATCTTCCCTTCCCTCGACGCCGGCAACATCGCCTACAAGCTCGCGCAGGAACTCGCCGGCGCGCAGGCCGTCGGCCCGTTCCTTCAGGGGTTCCGGCGTCCCGTTTGCGATCTCTCGCGCGGCGCCGGCGTCGACGACATCGTCGCCGCCGCCGCCGTCACCATGGCGCTCGCCTGA
- a CDS encoding citrate/2-methylcitrate synthase, with translation MSDEIRINRGLKGVYFERSGVSHIDGAKGELSYRGYSIHDLATQSTFEEVAWLLIHGELPTKDELAAFTAKLVAARELPGAIHDVIRATASGHPMDVLTASVSALGALEPESRDRSEAGMLANGIRLTSQIPMIVAAHEAIRNGRKPVEPDPNLSHAANWLWMLKGEKPSDDAARLADVDFILHAEHGANASAFAARVVIGTEATLHAAFAAGLAALSGPAHGGAAEDVMRMVEEIGDASNAAAYVKAKRAAREPVTGFGHRVYRAEDPRARHMRDGVERLSKEMGQPRWYEILQAVVEAMKPYARHGLNVNVDFYSGVIYQLHGIPMDLYVPIFGIGRAPGWVIQCIEQQRRNILIRPLTLYDGPEMRDYTPIDQR, from the coding sequence ATGAGCGATGAAATCAGGATCAATCGCGGGCTGAAAGGGGTCTATTTCGAAAGATCCGGCGTTTCGCATATCGACGGCGCGAAGGGTGAGCTTTCCTATCGCGGTTATTCGATCCACGATCTCGCCACGCAATCGACATTCGAGGAGGTGGCCTGGCTGCTGATTCACGGCGAGTTGCCGACGAAGGATGAACTCGCCGCGTTCACGGCGAAACTGGTCGCGGCGCGCGAGTTGCCAGGCGCGATCCACGATGTGATCCGGGCGACGGCCTCGGGGCATCCGATGGACGTGCTGACGGCGTCGGTCTCGGCGCTCGGCGCGCTGGAGCCGGAATCGCGCGACCGGTCGGAGGCGGGCATGCTGGCGAACGGGATCAGGCTGACCTCGCAGATCCCAATGATCGTCGCGGCGCATGAGGCGATCCGGAACGGGCGCAAACCCGTTGAGCCGGACCCGAATCTTTCGCATGCGGCGAACTGGCTCTGGATGCTTAAGGGCGAGAAACCCTCGGATGACGCCGCGCGCCTGGCCGATGTCGATTTCATCCTCCATGCCGAGCATGGCGCCAACGCTTCCGCCTTCGCGGCCCGGGTCGTTATCGGCACCGAAGCGACGCTGCACGCCGCCTTCGCCGCCGGCCTCGCCGCGCTCTCCGGGCCCGCCCATGGTGGCGCGGCGGAGGATGTGATGCGCATGGTCGAGGAGATTGGCGACGCCTCGAACGCCGCCGCCTATGTGAAGGCGAAGCGCGCGGCGCGGGAGCCGGTCACAGGGTTCGGCCATCGCGTATACCGCGCCGAGGACCCGCGCGCGCGGCACATGCGCGACGGGGTCGAACGGCTGTCGAAGGAGATGGGTCAGCCGCGCTGGTATGAGATCCTCCAGGCGGTGGTCGAGGCGATGAAGCCCTATGCGCGCCACGGGCTGAACGTGAATGTCGATTTCTATTCCGGCGTGATCTACCAGCTTCACGGGATTCCCATGGACCTCTATGTGCCGATCTTCGGCATCGGCCGGGCGCCGGGCTGGGTGATCCAGTGTATCGAGCAGCAGCGGCGCAATATTCTTATCCGGCCGCTGACGCTCTATGACGGGCCGGAAATGAGGGATTACACGCCCATAGATCAGCGTTGA
- a CDS encoding sulfite exporter TauE/SafE family protein yields the protein MEWLADTLALTKPQAAYMVRVFFVAGVFRGFSGFGSSALAMGATVFILPPVAMIPVCWVLELVASLAMLREGVRVADRKMTVALTVGLFVGGGVGLHLTTSIPVEMSKLVALSLIFALAIMLLAKIKPRFLATGPGLSASGVVSGLAYGLAGVGGMVVALYVLARDMPARVARGSLVLYLLISAPFGGALLFAYGMLSELAMTRGVVLTVPALVGVIAGRRLFVPRYEPYYRPLCLGFILITAAGGVIRLAA from the coding sequence ATGGAATGGCTCGCCGACACGCTCGCGCTGACGAAACCGCAGGCGGCCTATATGGTCCGCGTTTTCTTCGTCGCGGGCGTGTTTCGGGGGTTTTCGGGCTTCGGATCGTCTGCGCTGGCGATGGGGGCGACGGTGTTCATCCTGCCGCCGGTCGCGATGATTCCGGTTTGCTGGGTGCTGGAACTGGTCGCGAGTCTGGCGATGCTGCGCGAGGGGGTTCGCGTCGCGGACCGGAAAATGACCGTCGCGCTGACCGTCGGCCTCTTCGTCGGCGGTGGCGTCGGACTTCATCTCACCACATCGATTCCGGTCGAGATGTCGAAGCTGGTCGCGTTGTCGCTGATCTTCGCACTGGCGATCATGCTGCTGGCGAAGATCAAGCCGCGGTTTCTGGCGACCGGGCCCGGGCTCTCTGCGTCCGGCGTCGTTTCGGGGTTGGCCTATGGGCTGGCGGGGGTCGGCGGGATGGTCGTCGCGCTTTACGTTCTGGCGCGGGACATGCCGGCGCGCGTCGCGCGCGGCTCGCTCGTTCTCTACCTTCTGATCAGCGCGCCATTCGGCGGCGCGCTGCTCTTCGCTTACGGAATGCTTTCGGAACTCGCCATGACGCGGGGCGTGGTGCTGACGGTTCCGGCGCTCGTCGGCGTCATCGCCGGACGGCGATTGTTCGTTCCGCGATACGAGCCTTACTACCGGCCGTTATGTCTCGGCTTCATTCTCATCACCGCCGCTGGCGGCGTCATCCGGCTTGCGGCGTGA